The sequence CTCCTGCAGCTCGACCGTCGCCCCGCGTCCCAGCGGAACCGGATCGGCGTCACTCACGGAAGCGGCGACGGGCAACACCCAGAGCGTCCAGATCAGGACGCCGATGCACGCGCACAGAGCGGAGAACCCGAATGCCACGGCATCGCGATCGGCGAGCCGCCCTCGGGTCACGTGGCTTCGGGATCGAAGGGCGGCCGGTTGCTCGCGCTGAACTCCTGCGGGAGCGCACGGGGAGCGACAGGCTCCGCGATCGTCTCCCGCGCCTGCGTCGGCGTCGTCGTCGGCTGCGGCTCCTCGAACAGCGCGTCGCGGATGATGCGGCGGGGATCGTACTGACGGGGGTCGAGCTTGCGCCAGTCCACATCGTCGAGCTCCGGACCCATCTCCTCACGCATGCGGGACTTGGTCGAGCGGAGGTACTCGCCGGCCTTTCGGACCATGCGCGAGAAGCCCTCGGCAGCTCGCGGGAGACGCTCCGGGCCGATGATGAGGACCGCGATGAGACCGATCAGCAGCAGCTTCTCGAAGGTGAGCCCGAACGTCATCTCTACAGGCTACCGTCGCGCCTGCGGTCCGCGGGTACACCGAGCGAATACTCTGGAGGGAACCACTGGGCAGGCAGGGAGAAACAGGCCATGAGCGAGCACGACGCGAACGCGCGATTCCTTCGCGAGTCCATCGTGGAACCCGACTCCATCGCACGCGCACGCGCACACGCGGTCGAGCTCGGCGCGATGCCGATCAGCACCGTCGTCGGTTCCCAGATCGCCGTGCTCGCCGCCGCGACCGGCGCACGCTCGATCGTCGAGATCGGCACCGGTGCCGGCGTCTCCGGACTCTGGCTGCTGCACGGAGCGCCGCAGGCCGTGCTTACCTCGATCGACAACGAGCCCGAACACCTCGCGGCAGCGCGACAGGCATTCGCCGACGCGAAGGTACCGTCCACGAAGGTCCGCTTCATCACCGGGCGCGCCATCGACGTGCTCCCCCGTATGAATGAGTCCTCGTACGACATCGTGCTCGTCGACGCCGACCCCGACCACATCATCGAGTACGTCGAGCACGGACTCCGCCTCGCCCGCACCGGCGGCCTGGTGCTGGTGCCGCGGATCCTCGGCGGCGGCCGCGTGGCCGACCCGGTGCAGCGTGATGAGGTCACGTCGGCCTACCGCTCGCTGGTGCAGGAGACCCAGGAGTCCTCGGCCGTGTTGGCGACCGTGTCGCCCGCAGGTGAAGGACTGCTCCAGCTGATCAGGCTCGCCGACCGCGACTGAGAGTCGCCTCGCCCGGGTACGCCCCGGAATCGACAAAGGGCGGTGGATCCGAGGATCCACCGCCCTTTCGGTCCGCGGATGCGGACCTCAGATCGTTCAGGCCGGTGCCACGACGGCGGCAAGCACGTCGTGAAGTTCCTTGGCCTCAGCGTCGTTCACGGAGACGACCAGACGGCCGCCGCCTTCGAGCGGAACGCGCACGATGATGAGTCGTCCTTCTTTCACGGCCTCCATGGGTCCGTCTCCGGTCCTCGGCTTCATCGCTGCCATCGTGGCTCCCTTTCCTCCGGTGGTATGGAATGAGTTTATCGGGTGTCACCGGGACCTGGAGGTCACCGAGCAACAATTGGGTCGCCCGACACCGTCAGGGCACCTGCCAGAACGTGCTCCCGAGCGCATACACGTGGTAGATCCAGAGCCATTGGCCCAGGAGGCAGAGAGCCACCACACCGACGCGCCACCACCGCGATCGAGGAACCGCGACGGCGCCCCAGAGCGGGCTGAGAGGCAGCAGCAGGCGGAACGTGCTGGACTGTGGGAAGAACACCGCAAGGAGGTACAGCAGATAGCTGGCGCTCCACAGGCGGAGGTCGCCGCCGAGGGCGCGCACCTGGGGCGAG is a genomic window of Microbacterium maritypicum containing:
- a CDS encoding twin-arginine translocase TatA/TatE family subunit is translated as MTFGLTFEKLLLIGLIAVLIIGPERLPRAAEGFSRMVRKAGEYLRSTKSRMREEMGPELDDVDWRKLDPRQYDPRRIIRDALFEEPQPTTTPTQARETIAEPVAPRALPQEFSASNRPPFDPEAT
- a CDS encoding DUF3117 domain-containing protein, producing MAAMKPRTGDGPMEAVKEGRLIIVRVPLEGGGRLVVSVNDAEAKELHDVLAAVVAPA
- a CDS encoding O-methyltransferase; protein product: MSEHDANARFLRESIVEPDSIARARAHAVELGAMPISTVVGSQIAVLAAATGARSIVEIGTGAGVSGLWLLHGAPQAVLTSIDNEPEHLAAARQAFADAKVPSTKVRFITGRAIDVLPRMNESSYDIVLVDADPDHIIEYVEHGLRLARTGGLVLVPRILGGGRVADPVQRDEVTSAYRSLVQETQESSAVLATVSPAGEGLLQLIRLADRD